A portion of the Pseudorasbora parva isolate DD20220531a chromosome 1, ASM2467924v1, whole genome shotgun sequence genome contains these proteins:
- the LOC137082846 gene encoding uncharacterized protein yields MREERWKEARSSLVENILKGEDARSSSCQQCRSSAAIVCCRDCLPYPFLCAGCDEKRHGSFFVLHNRDSLISGFLQPLPPTTGFCQAAGHISVKQLVRLLPVEVPANICDCSNGTVLVSSGRPMILITMNGRYNLSMPHFSCASCGHSRETSLPELQRSGYWPGNIPASVLFSTDVLISFREMKMASPGMSFHAFVKMLDEKTIIFGRTGKISANVFSCSFNEWVAARYAVENMCQEEFFSCPACTPDMLAVCVDGNRKHYRFKNTASSTEKRGLLDQLFIQSDVEVSDFVDFVRKNNDHVSGRGLCGASHWTAAKELAKKSSSKLDEEGLEIAVCRHGVLLMALNMFRGEIYAYPLFLQKKLADMSQGSIKFFCSDVACKYFPYLQRVSKQCPELQPLLDMRPFLSVMHAKAHSWKCEIKYSGAYQEGAGSTIGEEVEQVNSFLSRIAVTSKYMSKSGRTDMITMQAMSWNKRKVLNLGQALVNRYTKTQKALQEQQHILEALKTELSIHDDGVCQWVSDVQQWAEERDLHGSGEMRRLQEEIEGLTVSIKRRTQRLYSQTDSNKRRHSLRLRRTEEKKKLAAAVEEYNSIADPSQQLGSVETIFTAETVAWPWQIPSNTESAPFLTKRKVFDKVMAVRRLQEERCLICKEMKQHWTVLTHKLSKFEALMNEISSKSLFPTLSDNACKGLLCIVRKKHYELKHLMQLVKAGYVKIFSQQDLMSEEEKLEQEDDVQDEGLSESDNSSDDDDNDFP; encoded by the exons ATGAGGGAGGAGAGGTGGAAAGAAGCTCGATCTTCACTTGTTGAAAACATTTTGAAAGGAGAGGATGCAAGATCCTCATCCTGTCAACAGTGCAGATCAAGTGCAGCCATTGTGTGCTGTAGAGACTGCCTCCCTTACCCTTTCCTCTGTGCAGGCTGTGATGAGAAAAGGCATGGTAGCTTCTTTGTTCTTCATAATAGGGATTCCCTCATCTCAGGTTTTCTACAACCTTTACCTCCAACCACAGGATTCTGCCAGGCAGCTGGTCACATTTCTGTTAAACAACTTG TTCGACTGCTGCCTGTAGAAGTACCAGCCAATATTTGTGATTGTAGCAATGGGACAGTCCTTGTTTCTTCAGGCAGGCCCATGATCCTCATCACTATGAATGG CCGTTACAACCTTAGCATGCCTCACTTTTCCTGTGCTTCATGTGGGCATTCACGGGAGACATCTTTGCCTGAACTTCAGAGGAGTGGTTACTGGCCTGGCAACATTCCTGCAAGTGTCCTGTTCTCAACTGATGTACTTATCTCATTTCGAGAGATGAAAATGGCATCACCAGGAATGTCTTTTCATGCATTTGTTAAAATGCTTGATGAGAAAACGATTATCTTTGGTAGA ACTGGAAAAATATCAGCCAATGTCTTCAGCTGCAGTTTTAATGAATGGGTTGCAGCCAGATATGCAGTGGaaaatatgtgccaggaggagtTTTTCTCTTGTCCAGCATGCACTCCAGACATGCTAGCTGTATGTGTTGATGGGAATCGCAAACACTATCGTTTTAAAAACACAGCAAg TAGCACAGAGAAAAGGGGGTTACTTGACCAACTTTTTATACAGAGTGATGTGGAGGTGTCTGACTTTGTGGACTTTGTCCGCAAAAATAATGATCAC GTGTCGGGAAGAGGATTGTGTGGTGCATCACACTGGACTGCAGCAAAAGAATTGGCCAAGAAATCAAGCAGCAAACTGGATGAGGAGGGATTAGAGATTGCTGTCTGTCGCCATGGTGTTCTCCTTATGGCCTTAAATATGTTTAGAGGGGAAATTTATGCTTACCCCctttttcttcagaaaaaaCTTGCAGATATGTCACAAGGGAGCATCAAATTCTTCTGCTCGGATGTAGCCTGTAAATACTTCCCATATCTCCAACGTGTGTCTAAGCAATGCCCCGAGCTGCAGCCTTTACTGGACATGCGTCCTTTTCTGTCTGTGATGCATGCCAAAGCACACTCTTGGAAATGTGAG ATCAAATATAGTGGGGCCTACCAGGAGGGAGCTGGGTCAACTATTGGTGAGGAAGTGGAGCAGGTTAACAGCTTCCTATCTAGAATTGCAGTTACAAGCAAATACATGTCAAAATCAG GCCGAACAGACATGATTACAATGCAAGCCATGTCCTGGAATAAGCGGAAGGTTCTCAATTTGGGACAAGCCTTAGTAAACAGATATACAAAG ACTCAGAAGGCTCTTCAAGAGCAGCAACACATCTtggaggcactgaagacagaGCTATCAATTCATGATGATGGTGTTTGTCAATGGGTGTCAGATGTACAGCAATGGGCAGAAG AAAGGGACCTGCATGGGAGTGGTGAAATGAGAAGGTTACAAGAAGAAATAGAGGGTCTAACAGTCAGCATCAAAAGGCGTACACAGCGTCTGTACAGTCAAACAG ATAGCAACAAGCGGCGCCATTCTTTGCGTCTCAGAAGGACTGAGGAGAAGAAGAAGCTAGCTGCTGCAGTGGAAGAATACAACAGCATTGCAGATCCATCCCAGCAGCTAGGCTCAGTCGAAACCATCTTTACAGCTGAGACTGTTGCTTGGCCTTGGCAAATCCCTAGTAATACTG AATCGGCTCCATTTCTCACCAAGAGGAAGGTGTTCGACAAGGTGATGGCAGTGAGACGCCTTCAGGAAGAGAGATGTCTAATTTGTAAGGAGATGAAACAGCACTGGACAGTTCTGACACACAAGCTGTCCAAATTCGAAGCCCTGATGAATGAGATAAGTTCAAAAT CTCTTTTTCCAACATTGTCTGACAATGCATGCAAAGGTCTCCTCTGCATTGTTCGAAAGAAACATTATGAACTTAAGCATTTAATGCAGTTAGTAAAGGCAGGCTATGTGAAAATTTTCAGCCAACAAGATTTGATGTCTGAAGAAGAGAAGCTTGAACAGGAAGACGATGTGCAAGATGAAGGGCTCTCAGAAAGCGACAACAGCTCAGATGATGATGACAATGATTTTCCTTAA